One genomic region from Populus nigra chromosome 8, ddPopNigr1.1, whole genome shotgun sequence encodes:
- the LOC133702172 gene encoding AT-hook motif nuclear-localized protein 23-like, with product MAGLDLGTTSRYVHQLHHRPDLQLQHQPDPEDEDPNRAGDGLGSVGRFSTDHNPDDGLHQGLDLVATAANSGPGDIMARRPRGRPPGSKNKEKPPIIITRESANTLRAHILEVGNGCDVFECVGNYARRRQRGICILSGAGTVTNVSIRQPAAAGSIVTLHGRFEILSLSGSFLPPPAPPGATSLTIFLAGGQGQVVGGSVVGELTAAGPVIVIAASFTNVAYERLPLDEDDQLLMQSGGGGGGGAGGGIGVGVGNNGPFNEAGAASGGLPFFNLPLNMPPNVQLPVNGWAGNSGGRAPF from the coding sequence ATGGCTGGTTTAGATTTAGGCACTACTTCTCGCTACGTTCACCAGCTTCACCACAGACCTGACCTTCAGCTCCAGCACCAGCCTGATCCTGAAGACGAGGATCCCAATAGGGCTGGAGACGGTCTTGGAAGTGTTGGTCGCTTTTCTACTGACCACAACCCCGACGATGGCCTGCATCAAGGCCTTGACCTGGTTGCCACTGCGGCCAACTCCGGGCCAGGAGACATAATGGCCCGTAGGCCTCGAGGCCGTCCACCTGGTtccaaaaataaagagaagcCTCCGATTATCATCACTCGCGAGAGTGCAAACACACTGCGTGCCCACATTCTTGAAGTAGGAAATGGATGCGATGTATTCGAGTGCGTGGGTAACTACGCGCGTAGACGGCAGCGTGGGATTTGCATACTGAGCGGAGCAGGAACAGTAACAAATGTTAGCATCAGGCAACCAGCTGCAGCAGGATCTATAGTGACTCTCCATGGCAGATTTGAGATCTTATCTCTGTCTGGATCTTTCTTGCCGCCTCCAGCCCCTCCAGGCGCGACGAGCCTCACAATCTTCCTTGCTGGGGGACAAGGCCAGGTGGTGGGAGGAAGCGTGGTGGGAGAGCTTACCGCAGCAGGCCCAGTTATAGTGATTGCAGCATCGTTCACAAACGTGGCATATGAGAGGCTGCCTTTGGATGAGGATGACCAATTGCTGATGCAGAGTGGTGGAGGGGGTGGaggtggtgctggtggtggGATTGGGGTTGGGGTTGGGAATAATGGTCCTTTTAATGAAGCGGGAGCGGCTTCCGGGGGGCTTCCGTTCTTTAATTTGCCGCTTAATATGCCACCTAACGTGCAGTTGCCAGTGAATGGATGGGCAGGTAACTCAGGAGGTAGGGCTCCGTTTTGA
- the LOC133701265 gene encoding uncharacterized protein LOC133701265 has product MDCLVLPVSMLRKCYSRSRLGYRPLTEDGFGDLDSPVTVVVGKERKEFLVDPFVLEESPFRVLIETVKKDRVFDDTSRSREEKRVIFVDVDAILFEHMLWLMYNDCSSLFQLNLKEIIDFYAQDC; this is encoded by the coding sequence ATGGATTGCTTGGTCTTGCCTGTATCAATGTTGAGAAAGTGCTACTCGAGGTCACGGCTAGGCTATCGGCCATTAACTGAAGATGGGTTCGGCGATTTGGACAGTCCGGTGACCGTGGTGGTgggaaaagagaggaaagagtTCTTGGTTGATCCGTTTGTATTAGAAGAGAGCCCCTTTCGGGTTTTGATTGAAACAGTAAAAAAGGACAGAGTTTTTGATGATACGAGTAGATCAAGGGAGGAGAAGAGAGTGATTTTTGTGGATGTGGATGCCATTTTGTTCGAGCACATGTTGTGGTTGATGTACAATGATTGTTCTTCTTTATTTCAGCTTAATCTCAAGGAGATTATTGACTTCTATGCTCAAGATTGTTAG